The following are encoded together in the Bradyrhizobium algeriense genome:
- a CDS encoding enoyl-CoA hydratase-related protein codes for MDDGCTESGAKITIERRGRILLIGINRPYIHNRIDPEAYHALAKVYYDYDHDSSLRAAVLFGQGENFSRGVDVDAFTELAKTGKPTALVEGELDPLGKIKRLSKPLIVVAHGDTWNMGHELLLTADIRIAAADARFGQDENTHGRFPGGGATVRFVREAGWANAMRYMLTGDHWGADEAHRIGVVQEIAPDREKALALGIEIAERVAGCAPLGIRTTLASAHLAIDGAENAAYRELDAQYGALYRTNDFLEGRKAEAEGRLPIYVGN; via the coding sequence ATGGACGATGGATGCACCGAAAGCGGCGCTAAGATTACGATCGAACGTCGAGGACGTATCCTTCTGATCGGGATCAACCGACCTTACATTCACAATCGTATTGACCCCGAGGCATATCATGCTCTTGCAAAAGTCTATTACGACTACGATCACGATAGTTCGCTGAGAGCGGCCGTCCTTTTTGGGCAGGGCGAAAACTTCTCGCGCGGCGTTGATGTCGACGCATTCACGGAGCTTGCCAAGACTGGAAAGCCGACCGCACTCGTCGAAGGAGAGCTGGATCCGCTCGGAAAGATCAAGCGCCTGAGCAAGCCGCTGATTGTGGTCGCGCATGGCGATACATGGAACATGGGGCATGAACTCCTGCTCACCGCGGATATCCGGATCGCTGCCGCCGATGCTCGATTCGGCCAGGATGAAAACACTCATGGCCGCTTTCCGGGTGGTGGTGCGACGGTGAGGTTCGTCCGCGAGGCAGGCTGGGCGAACGCGATGAGATACATGCTGACCGGCGACCATTGGGGAGCGGACGAAGCGCACCGCATTGGGGTCGTTCAGGAGATCGCGCCTGACCGCGAGAAGGCGCTTGCTCTTGGTATCGAGATCGCGGAACGGGTCGCTGGCTGCGCGCCGCTCGGCATCCGAACGACGCTCGCATCAGCGCACCTCGCGATAGATGGGGCAGAGAACGCAGCCTACCGCGAACTCGATGCACAATATGGCGCGCTATATCGCACGAACGACTTTCTGGAGGGCCGCAAAGCCGAGGCGGAAGGTCGTCTGCCGATTTATGTCGGCAACTAA
- a CDS encoding HU family DNA-binding protein, translated as MAKKAATPATITLKHLAAALAEEHDLSKKAAEAILTDMVGKIAKHLKKGERVRIVGLGILQVRKRAARMGRNPATGEPLPIKASKKVAFRAAKELKEAV; from the coding sequence ATGGCGAAGAAAGCAGCGACTCCAGCCACCATCACACTCAAGCATCTGGCCGCAGCGCTGGCCGAGGAGCATGATTTGTCGAAGAAAGCCGCCGAGGCGATCCTGACCGACATGGTCGGCAAGATCGCAAAACACCTGAAGAAGGGCGAGCGGGTCCGTATCGTGGGGCTCGGCATCCTCCAGGTCCGCAAGCGCGCCGCCCGCATGGGCCGCAACCCCGCCACCGGCGAACCGCTCCCGATCAAGGCCAGCAAGAAGGTCGCCTTCCGCGCGGCCAAGGAACTCAAGGAAGCCGTGTGA